A window of Rhodopirellula halodulae contains these coding sequences:
- a CDS encoding cation:proton antiporter: MDFLLYLALVPALGVTAQWLAWRTKLPSILLLLLFGVCLGHFVVQPDSLLAQLTGGDETAGPNILFPLVSLSVAIIMFEGGLTLKLSELRESGSSSLRLCTVGALLAFIGNTLAIHFILGFVWHLSFLLGAILVVTGPTVIGPLLRQVKPSRRVASTLKWEGIVIDPIGAVLAVLVYEELVLAQSTPHLAGALKSLLITTAIGVGLGVLGGALLTQALRRYWVPDHLHGVAALSLALLLFALANMVAHESGLIVVTVLGIWLTNQKHFDVEHIIELKENLRTLLIGCLFIVLGSRVQLSDLATIGMPGIGLILALIFIVRPLSVYISLLRSPLNYREQTFIAGLAPRGIVAAAVSSVFALSMESRTDLNIPGADQLATVTFLVIIGTVAVYGIAAAPLARLLKLADESSRGVLIAGADIWVRDFAHELKEAGFPVLLVDTNYNKVSQARMAGLRAECANILNEHAREDLDLSGIGRLLAMTPNDEVNSLALRECRTMFDSSRLYQLTFKSKNMAGRRGLTKNLMGRELFGEGLTFTRLSEMHAAGATLKTTKLTESFTFADFQDKYGEVPTVLCAITSEGALNINTVDAPLVPAAGQTILALVGTTPVPDKHAVKATKKRSESDATEPTASDSAQAGSGNDGSSDSNGREGAAS; the protein is encoded by the coding sequence ATGGATTTTTTGCTGTATCTCGCCCTGGTCCCCGCACTTGGTGTGACGGCCCAATGGTTGGCGTGGCGTACCAAACTGCCCAGCATTCTGTTGCTCCTGTTGTTTGGTGTCTGCCTGGGCCATTTTGTGGTGCAGCCGGATTCTCTGTTGGCTCAACTCACGGGCGGTGATGAAACCGCCGGCCCCAATATCCTGTTCCCTTTGGTGTCGCTTTCCGTCGCGATCATCATGTTCGAAGGCGGGCTGACGCTGAAGCTGAGCGAGCTTCGCGAATCAGGGTCCTCATCCCTGCGATTGTGCACCGTCGGGGCACTGCTAGCGTTCATCGGGAACACGCTTGCCATCCATTTCATTCTTGGATTCGTTTGGCATTTAAGCTTCCTTCTCGGAGCGATCTTGGTGGTGACCGGTCCGACGGTGATCGGCCCCTTGCTCCGGCAAGTCAAACCCAGCCGCCGTGTCGCGTCGACGCTTAAGTGGGAAGGCATCGTCATCGACCCGATTGGTGCGGTCTTGGCGGTGTTGGTGTACGAAGAGTTGGTGTTGGCTCAATCGACACCTCACCTGGCCGGTGCCCTGAAATCATTGTTGATCACAACCGCCATCGGTGTCGGATTGGGTGTCCTGGGCGGAGCCTTGCTGACCCAAGCTCTGCGACGTTATTGGGTGCCGGATCACCTGCATGGCGTGGCTGCCCTCTCATTGGCGTTGTTGTTGTTCGCGCTTGCCAACATGGTGGCTCACGAATCCGGTTTGATCGTGGTTACCGTTCTCGGCATTTGGCTGACCAATCAAAAGCACTTTGACGTCGAACACATCATCGAGCTCAAAGAGAACTTACGAACGCTGCTGATCGGCTGCTTGTTCATCGTGCTGGGGTCGCGAGTTCAACTGAGCGATCTGGCAACGATCGGCATGCCCGGAATCGGCTTGATTCTCGCGTTGATCTTCATTGTCCGACCGCTTTCCGTTTACATCTCGTTGCTCCGGAGCCCGCTGAACTATCGCGAACAAACCTTCATCGCCGGTTTGGCTCCTCGCGGGATCGTGGCGGCCGCGGTCAGCAGCGTGTTTGCGTTGTCAATGGAAAGCCGCACGGACCTCAACATCCCCGGTGCAGACCAACTCGCGACGGTGACGTTCTTGGTGATCATCGGCACGGTGGCTGTGTACGGGATCGCCGCCGCGCCACTGGCACGACTGCTGAAACTCGCAGACGAATCGTCTCGCGGTGTTCTGATCGCTGGCGCTGATATCTGGGTCCGTGACTTCGCTCACGAGTTGAAAGAAGCCGGTTTCCCCGTGTTGCTGGTCGATACGAACTACAACAAAGTCAGCCAGGCTCGCATGGCCGGATTGAGAGCCGAGTGTGCAAACATCTTGAACGAGCACGCTCGCGAAGATTTGGATCTGTCGGGCATTGGTCGGTTGCTTGCCATGACGCCCAATGACGAAGTCAACTCATTGGCACTTCGCGAATGCCGAACGATGTTTGATTCGTCACGGCTGTATCAGTTGACGTTCAAAAGCAAAAACATGGCGGGGCGTCGCGGGTTGACTAAGAACTTGATGGGACGCGAATTGTTTGGCGAAGGACTGACGTTCACTCGGTTGTCAGAAATGCACGCCGCGGGAGCCACTCTGAAGACGACCAAGCTGACCGAGTCCTTCACGTTTGCCGATTTTCAAGACAAGTATGGCGAAGTCCCAACGGTCCTGTGTGCCATCACATCCGAAGGCGCGTTGAACATCAACACGGTGGATGCGCCGCTGGTGCCCGCCGCCGGACAAACCATTTTGGCTCTGGTCGGCACCACACCCGTTCCCGACAAACATGCGGTCAAGGCTACGAAGAAGCGATCCGAGAGCGACGCGACGGAGCCGACGGCCTCCGATTCCGCACAAGCGGGCTCGGGCAATGACGGCTCATCGGACAGCAACGGTCGTGAGGGAGCAGCGTCATGA
- a CDS encoding GNAT family N-acetyltransferase, with product MSLTVRAMQTRDSEMVVQLNADAVAFTSPMDVDRLRVLKRLCSLCLVAEHHQTVVGFLLAMPEGVDYDNGNYCWFSQRLRHFLYVDRVVVSASARGLGVASSLYERLYREATDTGALQIAAEIDCEPANVPSLQFHERQHFVEIGKRELPSGKWVSMQLRTVEQNLPS from the coding sequence TTGAGCCTCACTGTTCGCGCGATGCAAACTCGCGATTCCGAGATGGTTGTTCAGCTCAACGCGGACGCGGTGGCTTTCACCAGTCCGATGGACGTTGACCGCCTGCGTGTTCTCAAGCGGCTTTGCAGTCTCTGTTTGGTGGCGGAGCACCATCAAACGGTGGTGGGCTTTCTGCTAGCGATGCCCGAAGGCGTCGACTATGACAATGGGAACTACTGTTGGTTCAGTCAGAGGCTACGACATTTTCTGTACGTTGATCGAGTGGTGGTCTCGGCGAGCGCGCGAGGACTTGGTGTCGCCTCTTCCCTGTACGAACGTTTGTACCGTGAAGCGACCGACACGGGAGCATTGCAAATCGCGGCCGAGATCGATTGCGAACCAGCCAACGTGCCGTCGCTTCAGTTTCACGAGCGACAACACTTCGTCGAAATCGGCAAACGTGAATTGCCCAGTGGCAAATGGGTGTCCATGCAACTTCGAACGGTGGAACAAAATCTTCCGAGTTGA
- a CDS encoding PDZ domain-containing protein, which produces MGSFSWFWSVSLALLLLPATTYLPPKNVDAPSNGPPTQNGPVKDGATNDGAQVADGDPDKTVDAAPLFVEPHPGERHPPGIWYLGVFGKYGDRGLLLTEVHASTPAARAGLEPGDRLLTVNGHQVGDRPGGRLNLDDALQRYSGRGGWVRLLVQDHRTQRLINVDVRLTRTRIHT; this is translated from the coding sequence ATGGGTTCCTTCTCTTGGTTTTGGTCCGTTTCATTGGCCTTGCTGCTCTTGCCAGCCACCACTTATCTGCCGCCGAAAAATGTGGATGCCCCGAGCAATGGTCCACCGACTCAGAATGGACCAGTGAAGGATGGTGCGACGAATGACGGTGCTCAGGTCGCTGATGGCGATCCCGACAAAACCGTTGATGCGGCACCGCTGTTTGTCGAGCCACATCCCGGTGAACGCCATCCGCCTGGCATTTGGTATCTCGGAGTCTTCGGTAAATACGGCGACCGCGGACTGTTGCTGACCGAGGTCCATGCATCGACACCGGCCGCGCGGGCTGGTTTGGAACCCGGCGATCGTTTGCTGACGGTCAATGGGCACCAAGTCGGTGATCGTCCCGGCGGACGTTTGAATTTGGACGACGCTCTGCAGCGATACTCAGGGCGAGGTGGCTGGGTCCGGTTGTTGGTGCAAGACCATCGCACGCAACGCTTGATAAACGTCGACGTTCGTTTGACGCGAACGCGAATTCATACCTGA
- a CDS encoding dockerin type I domain-containing protein, giving the protein MAADACLPAPDYWRMDVSGDKTVTALDALQIINQIGDDDVVVSPGSAGDVHVDGRLTSLDALRIINALDAGVRPPLELANDSATGGGTNRDSITNDLALRGTVCWLADLPESMRTLHVVGIDTDGQLQSRLVHSSRVTNNKFEISDNDLPYLVRSSGGATFPTRLTVVQGFAGTTWSDRQVIGELDVIRDRDAPQLFVERTISPTARYIDVSVLDGTSITPESLRSLDIQFVSGPFRIDTVAEVETITNTFGTRFRFPINAINVANPDQLPPPILSVQADLEDIAGNTRLVETTMTIDWQEPNPRYSASVVEGWSALRPEHGSTFDSDVPAVNPGQYVRVRVDVPRSSPLIVSQGYHRGGAFVVERRSSHAFLEPGTGIISWLVHDQIVTGPLTWSTSSVTEPHREALPSLRVVPSVSQFDADVARRGKWSLSNEHLGGIDTELETFRYRFVGEDEIDSTPITREDVATWSPLYSGAPLPTTGFQTVQFANSDGVSEIAPLRFASLPTHVKEFAIDEGKSILGITGTNLVRFDFETAEQLVTRSLSDVFDVPPFHDLGLTGGDWIESLIVIPMDSIAGQIELFDGLETPPSGSVLAIREESWVGTGVSLILDVDTLEPIGTVPTGDLNSALPEQPEFDFPYKLLINGDWIYHLSPYDSSVISRQLLSSFRYDRLVDDNRTARADLSRLDVTAELGTPADPSQPSINAGQRFRLEGEGFSWRSTLLVQPDDSGISESLEPWETDLTSILRPDRTGDDGTWAEYIFPESQLAVVKVVLQESGQVLPLQHVPSIRLPDRSGSWNTSPSIPPENRIPLRLGDIIISGTSDSYRLTVDGMEVSHLRMINARLKERFSPASNLRVQSEIVIENDFGRMKLELPQLRQPIGESWQIEAVDSFEPCVGGQIDYVQLDEGTVLAGSFVRLQMSPPNGRNGSEDAPANLSFQLWMDSDGNLAERVIDLPGKYADGWATFHLPLNARSGRLRVWGSEPNTRRMSDWSFRLEIAPTIVAQVGDSRQAGSTVLLAGNELGSMRWFIDDIPATSKPGPDVQRDELRSIELQVPEGVTKGVLRFERNDVAAISPPILPWWIGDPPSLLGDLTYPGLPATEDFRLIQWVDRTAADHHDAEPGDPWYYRRVYNLNGAVPSKTPNVIGKVEEGVLVESYVPRTNFDFWLFGPVGDTSLNWLLSPTLIDGIRASLNQPDDEIAPFDKTLEVLLSDQANGLLQLRDTSLHWGDQSWSRANMRFNAFNLSELPKGPMRLESDWGAFTFDFFESPALVETISNLTADHGTPADPSRPSVNAGQVINVSGDFINSGDNIYFSRQPGKYGQQDIATWTMGDGLHLRRPSNVPADSTHELRVPREAVTGWIRPGLAGSEMDLQIVPYLGRSTDAFYFDGVEVGDRLRLGQLMIELTQEDVQQRSIKLDLSSPRFRDVDPSQLEGSAQLTGRGGQSNEIPMPPILIAVQSPVSSMTLPSGITAIQAGQTVTVSGVNLNALRYIDFLTDGDNGDPSQYYRVHDFELVDSSQRSVRFVLPDVPSKLTWLSGGHEIQSRILTLDPFVVITPLL; this is encoded by the coding sequence TTGGCGGCCGACGCATGCTTACCGGCCCCCGACTATTGGAGGATGGATGTCAGTGGCGACAAAACCGTCACCGCCTTGGACGCGCTCCAAATCATCAACCAAATTGGAGACGATGATGTGGTGGTGTCCCCCGGTTCCGCCGGCGATGTTCATGTCGATGGTCGCCTGACTTCTTTAGATGCGTTGCGGATCATCAACGCGTTGGATGCAGGTGTGCGGCCTCCTTTGGAACTCGCCAATGACTCGGCGACGGGAGGAGGAACCAACCGCGACTCGATCACAAACGATTTGGCCCTTCGTGGCACAGTGTGTTGGCTGGCCGATCTTCCTGAATCGATGCGAACCCTGCACGTCGTCGGCATCGATACCGATGGGCAGCTTCAATCCAGATTGGTCCATTCGTCTCGGGTCACGAACAACAAGTTTGAAATCTCAGACAATGACTTGCCCTACCTGGTGAGATCCTCGGGCGGTGCAACTTTCCCGACTCGCTTAACGGTCGTCCAAGGATTTGCAGGCACGACGTGGTCGGATCGACAGGTCATCGGTGAATTGGACGTCATTCGCGACCGCGATGCACCGCAACTATTCGTCGAACGCACGATTTCCCCAACCGCTCGTTACATTGATGTGTCGGTGCTGGACGGAACTTCGATCACGCCGGAAAGCCTACGATCACTCGACATCCAGTTTGTATCAGGACCGTTTCGCATCGACACAGTGGCTGAGGTGGAGACAATCACCAACACCTTCGGCACTCGTTTCCGGTTTCCGATCAACGCTATCAACGTCGCGAATCCCGATCAGCTGCCTCCACCAATCTTGTCGGTGCAGGCCGATCTGGAGGACATCGCCGGCAACACCCGGTTGGTGGAAACCACGATGACAATCGATTGGCAGGAACCCAATCCGCGATACTCCGCGTCGGTCGTGGAAGGATGGTCGGCCTTGCGACCGGAACATGGATCGACATTTGACTCAGATGTTCCCGCAGTGAATCCAGGGCAATACGTTCGGGTGCGAGTCGATGTCCCCAGAAGTTCGCCCCTGATCGTATCGCAAGGCTATCATCGCGGCGGCGCATTCGTGGTTGAACGACGATCGTCACACGCCTTTCTTGAACCTGGCACTGGCATCATTTCGTGGTTGGTGCACGACCAGATCGTGACCGGACCGTTGACATGGTCAACATCCTCCGTCACCGAGCCCCACCGGGAGGCATTACCGTCACTTCGTGTGGTTCCATCGGTAAGCCAATTCGACGCCGATGTAGCCCGCAGGGGCAAATGGAGCCTGTCAAATGAACACCTGGGCGGCATCGACACTGAACTCGAGACATTTCGGTATCGATTCGTGGGCGAAGACGAAATTGATTCCACTCCAATCACCCGCGAGGACGTTGCAACATGGAGTCCTCTCTATTCGGGAGCTCCGCTGCCAACCACAGGCTTTCAAACGGTTCAGTTCGCTAATTCTGATGGCGTCTCCGAAATTGCACCGCTACGGTTTGCGTCGCTGCCAACCCACGTCAAAGAGTTCGCCATTGATGAGGGAAAGTCGATCTTGGGGATCACTGGGACAAACTTGGTTCGGTTTGATTTCGAAACCGCCGAGCAGTTGGTGACGCGGTCACTATCGGATGTCTTCGATGTGCCACCGTTTCATGATTTGGGATTAACCGGGGGTGACTGGATTGAGAGCCTGATTGTGATTCCGATGGATTCCATCGCAGGTCAGATCGAACTGTTTGATGGTCTCGAAACGCCGCCCTCCGGATCGGTGCTGGCCATCCGCGAGGAAAGTTGGGTGGGGACTGGCGTGTCTTTGATCCTCGACGTCGACACGCTTGAGCCGATCGGAACCGTTCCAACCGGCGACCTGAATTCCGCGTTGCCAGAACAGCCCGAGTTCGATTTCCCATACAAATTGCTGATCAACGGCGATTGGATTTATCACCTTTCACCTTACGACAGCAGCGTGATCTCACGTCAGTTACTGTCTTCGTTTCGCTATGACCGTCTTGTTGACGACAATCGTACCGCGCGGGCGGATCTGTCGCGGTTGGATGTCACAGCCGAACTTGGAACTCCGGCGGATCCTTCACAACCTTCAATCAATGCGGGCCAACGTTTTCGGTTGGAAGGGGAAGGATTTTCGTGGCGATCCACTTTGCTAGTGCAGCCCGATGACTCCGGGATATCCGAGAGCTTGGAACCCTGGGAAACGGATCTGACTTCCATTCTGCGTCCGGATCGAACTGGCGATGACGGGACCTGGGCCGAATACATCTTCCCGGAATCGCAGCTCGCCGTTGTCAAAGTAGTGCTGCAAGAATCCGGTCAGGTCCTTCCACTGCAACATGTCCCCTCAATTCGTCTTCCTGATCGCAGTGGCAGTTGGAACACCTCGCCATCGATACCACCCGAGAACCGGATTCCGCTCCGCCTCGGTGACATAATCATCAGCGGAACCAGTGATTCCTATCGTTTGACAGTCGATGGTATGGAGGTCAGCCATCTGCGAATGATCAACGCACGGTTGAAAGAGCGTTTTTCGCCAGCCTCCAATCTGCGAGTTCAATCAGAAATTGTGATCGAAAATGACTTCGGGCGAATGAAGCTGGAACTGCCGCAACTTCGACAACCGATCGGCGAATCATGGCAAATCGAAGCGGTCGATTCATTCGAGCCTTGCGTGGGCGGCCAGATCGACTACGTCCAGCTTGACGAAGGGACCGTGCTGGCCGGCAGCTTCGTTCGGCTTCAGATGAGTCCCCCCAATGGTCGAAATGGTTCGGAGGATGCACCTGCCAACTTGTCCTTTCAATTGTGGATGGACAGCGATGGAAATCTTGCGGAACGAGTGATCGATTTGCCCGGCAAATATGCGGATGGCTGGGCCACTTTCCACTTGCCGTTGAACGCTCGCTCCGGTCGGCTTCGCGTTTGGGGAAGCGAACCGAATACTCGACGAATGAGTGATTGGTCATTCCGTTTGGAGATTGCCCCAACGATCGTTGCACAGGTAGGCGATTCGCGTCAGGCGGGTTCGACCGTTTTGTTGGCCGGCAACGAACTCGGTTCGATGCGTTGGTTCATCGACGACATACCGGCAACTTCCAAGCCTGGACCGGATGTCCAGCGAGATGAACTGCGATCGATCGAACTGCAAGTGCCTGAGGGCGTCACCAAGGGTGTGCTTCGTTTCGAACGCAATGACGTGGCGGCAATCTCACCTCCAATCTTGCCATGGTGGATTGGCGACCCACCATCATTGCTCGGTGATCTGACTTATCCCGGGTTGCCCGCAACAGAAGATTTCAGACTGATTCAGTGGGTGGACCGCACCGCAGCGGACCATCATGACGCCGAACCAGGAGACCCCTGGTACTATCGCCGCGTTTACAACTTAAACGGTGCTGTGCCCTCGAAAACGCCAAACGTCATTGGCAAGGTCGAGGAGGGTGTGCTCGTCGAATCATATGTGCCACGCACCAATTTCGATTTCTGGTTGTTTGGCCCGGTAGGCGACACCAGTCTAAATTGGCTGCTGTCGCCAACCCTGATCGACGGCATCCGCGCGTCGCTCAATCAACCGGACGATGAGATCGCTCCATTCGACAAAACACTCGAAGTCCTCTTGAGCGATCAAGCCAATGGCTTACTGCAGTTGCGAGACACCTCGCTGCACTGGGGCGATCAGTCTTGGTCGCGAGCGAACATGCGTTTCAATGCTTTTAACCTGAGCGAGCTTCCGAAAGGACCAATGCGGTTGGAATCGGACTGGGGAGCATTCACGTTCGACTTCTTTGAATCGCCCGCATTGGTGGAGACGATCTCCAACCTGACTGCCGACCATGGCACACCGGCAGACCCAAGCCGTCCCAGCGTCAACGCCGGTCAAGTCATCAACGTCTCAGGTGACTTTATCAATAGCGGCGACAACATCTATTTCAGTCGTCAACCTGGAAAATACGGGCAACAGGACATTGCGACATGGACCATGGGCGATGGCCTCCATCTAAGACGTCCTTCCAACGTGCCTGCGGACTCAACCCACGAACTCCGAGTACCACGCGAAGCGGTAACCGGTTGGATCCGACCGGGTTTGGCGGGTTCAGAAATGGACCTACAGATCGTTCCCTACCTTGGAAGATCGACGGACGCCTTCTACTTCGACGGGGTGGAAGTCGGAGATCGATTGCGATTGGGGCAACTTATGATCGAGTTGACCCAGGAGGACGTTCAACAAAGATCCATAAAGCTTGATTTGTCATCACCTCGTTTTCGCGATGTCGATCCATCCCAGTTGGAGGGGTCGGCGCAATTGACTGGTCGTGGTGGCCAAAGCAACGAAATTCCAATGCCACCCATTCTGATTGCAGTCCAGTCGCCAGTCTCGTCCATGACTCTTCCATCCGGCATCACGGCAATTCAAGCGGGACAAACGGTCACGGTTTCAGGTGTCAATTTGAATGCTCTCCGATACATCGATTTTCTTACCGATGGTGATAACGGTGATCCGTCGCAATATTATCGAGTCCATGACTTTGAGTTGGTTGACTCATCTCAACGCTCGGTACGATTCGTCTTGCCTGATGTGCCATCCAAATTGACTTGGTTGAGTGGCGGGCACGAAATCCAGAGTCGGATACTTACCTTGGATCCATTCGTGGTGATTACTCCCTTGCTGTAA
- the proC gene encoding pyrroline-5-carboxylate reductase, whose translation MKLTGLTVIGGGQMARALVGGMLESGCLDAEELTVVHKTASTGTWWTENHPGCTTTTDTVAAVASAKVVMLAVKPHIIAEVMTVQDEQGNSADWNDRLIISIAAGIGLDSLTEQAGHRRVVRVMPNTPSLVGEGASGFCAADGVDDDDIELVKTMLESVGIAAQVTEPQMNAVTGVSGSGPAYVFLIIEALADGGVAAGLPRATALQLATQTVLGAAKMVRETGEHPGVLKDNVCSPGGTTIAAMSTLERNAVRGAMIQAVQASANRSRELA comes from the coding sequence ATGAAACTCACTGGATTGACGGTCATCGGCGGCGGACAAATGGCTCGCGCCTTGGTCGGCGGAATGCTCGAAAGCGGTTGCCTGGACGCCGAAGAGTTGACGGTCGTTCACAAAACCGCGTCGACGGGAACTTGGTGGACCGAGAATCATCCAGGATGCACAACCACGACCGACACCGTTGCGGCCGTTGCGTCTGCGAAGGTGGTGATGTTGGCGGTGAAGCCGCACATCATCGCCGAGGTCATGACTGTCCAAGACGAGCAAGGCAACTCGGCCGACTGGAACGATCGCCTGATCATCTCGATCGCCGCCGGAATTGGTCTCGATTCGTTGACCGAGCAGGCCGGCCATCGCCGAGTCGTTCGAGTGATGCCCAACACTCCCAGCTTGGTCGGCGAGGGTGCCAGCGGCTTCTGTGCCGCGGACGGCGTCGATGACGACGACATTGAGCTGGTCAAGACCATGCTGGAAAGCGTCGGCATCGCCGCACAAGTCACCGAGCCACAAATGAATGCCGTTACCGGCGTCAGCGGGTCCGGCCCGGCCTACGTTTTTCTGATCATTGAGGCGTTAGCTGATGGAGGCGTCGCCGCCGGATTGCCACGGGCCACCGCTTTGCAATTGGCCACGCAAACGGTGCTCGGCGCAGCCAAAATGGTTCGCGAAACGGGCGAACATCCCGGCGTTTTGAAAGACAATGTGTGCAGTCCCGGCGGCACGACCATCGCGGCCATGAGCACGCTGGAAAGGAACGCCGTTCGCGGGGCGATGATCCAAGCCGTGCAGGCGTCGGCGAATCGCAGTCGAGAACTGGCTTGA